In one Caldalkalibacillus thermarum genomic region, the following are encoded:
- a CDS encoding DUF4391 domain-containing protein, translating to MAGFTFYARIGLDDKVRPLHKKLDKKMFYDFADLTKKEKDYITKYVDRIELTYLLTPSVINIQPFINEDYHYEGVMFITIRLRNETKDACLPVIGEIIQGSLPNPVVIVFEKEGNVQVGTCLKRLNKIDKTQVVLEEFAYTPWFSSDSDDETVRQFIDAVHITALSFSNFFRFYQDIHIAVQAFQHAKAVGAFYIATDEESRQLIAQIEQAEAEIAKWKNQIKKETQFNRKVEYNMKIQQLTKQIEQWKQQLR from the coding sequence GTGGCTGGATTCACATTTTATGCTAGAATAGGGCTGGACGATAAAGTCCGCCCTTTACATAAGAAGTTGGATAAAAAAATGTTTTACGATTTCGCTGATTTAACGAAAAAGGAAAAAGACTATATTACGAAATACGTCGATCGGATTGAGCTAACGTATTTATTAACTCCAAGTGTGATTAATATCCAGCCATTTATTAATGAAGATTATCATTATGAAGGAGTTATGTTTATCACGATTCGATTAAGAAACGAAACAAAAGACGCTTGCCTTCCTGTCATTGGAGAGATTATTCAAGGATCGTTGCCAAACCCTGTCGTCATCGTATTTGAAAAAGAAGGAAACGTTCAGGTTGGTACGTGTTTAAAGCGATTAAACAAAATCGATAAAACGCAAGTTGTTTTGGAGGAATTTGCGTATACTCCGTGGTTTTCATCCGACAGTGACGATGAAACGGTTCGGCAATTTATTGATGCGGTTCACATAACAGCGTTATCTTTTTCTAACTTCTTCCGGTTTTATCAAGACATTCATATCGCGGTACAGGCGTTTCAACACGCGAAAGCGGTTGGCGCGTTTTACATCGCTACCGATGAAGAATCGCGCCAACTGATTGCGCAAATTGAACAGGCGGAAGCGGAAATCGCGAAATGGAAAAATCAAATTAAGAAAGAAACGCAGTTTAACCGGAAAGTAGAGTACAACATGAAAATTCAGCAATTAACGAAGCAAATCGAGCAGTGGAAACAACAATTGCGATGA
- a CDS encoding site-specific DNA-methyltransferase, with the protein MEKLDGKSMDIVKANIEALKQLFPEVVTEEKIDFEKLKLILGEEIETRNEKYEFTWHGKTQAMKLAQTPSTGTLRPDKASSKNWDTTENLYIEGDNLEVLKLLQKSYFGKIKMIYIDPPYNTGKDFVYKDDFRDNIKNYKEITQQMTKANTETSGRFHTDWLNMMYPRLKLARNLLREDGSIFISIDDSEVDNLKKICDEIYGENNFVGRFIWAGGRKNDSKYISISHEYVLVYVKNIHSLIENKITWRERKEGLDEIYSKAEELVKKHNFNYEEASLCLKEWFKSLPDNHPSKQHSHYNHIDEKGVYFPDNISWPGGGGPVYNVLHPVTGKPVKIPSRGWLFSEERMKEMLKNNMIHFGEDESKVPCLKRYLKETEYQVPYSVIYQDSRGAMKRLRDLLGGKVFDFPKDETIILKFIRMVSDQDDIILDFFSGSATTAHAVMQLNAEDGGNRKFIMVQLPELTDEKSEAYKAGYKNICEIGKERIRRAGEKIVQETGKTDLDIGFKVFKLDSSNVKTWDPDFDNLEQTLFDLQDNIKEDRTKEDLLYEILLKIGLPLTTPIEEIDYNGKTIYNVAYGSVLVCLEDDIDLDIVQEMLKYQSEHMPPKVIFKESGFISDAVKTNAIQTLKKHGIMDVRSV; encoded by the coding sequence ATGGAAAAACTAGATGGAAAATCGATGGATATTGTAAAAGCGAACATCGAGGCGTTAAAGCAACTATTCCCAGAAGTGGTCACCGAAGAAAAAATCGATTTTGAAAAACTAAAACTGATTCTTGGGGAAGAGATCGAAACACGCAATGAAAAATATGAATTCACCTGGCACGGCAAAACACAGGCAATGAAACTCGCACAAACGCCATCCACCGGCACGCTGCGGCCGGATAAAGCATCCAGCAAAAACTGGGATACGACTGAAAATCTCTATATTGAAGGGGATAACCTTGAAGTATTGAAGCTGTTGCAAAAATCGTATTTCGGAAAAATTAAAATGATCTATATCGACCCGCCGTATAATACAGGGAAGGATTTTGTGTACAAAGATGATTTCCGTGATAATATCAAAAATTACAAAGAAATCACGCAGCAAATGACAAAGGCGAATACAGAAACGAGCGGGAGATTTCATACCGATTGGTTGAATATGATGTATCCGAGATTAAAGTTGGCGAGGAACCTTTTAAGGGAAGATGGATCTATTTTTATTTCTATAGATGATTCAGAGGTAGACAATTTAAAGAAGATTTGTGATGAAATATATGGTGAAAATAACTTTGTTGGTAGATTTATTTGGGCTGGTGGAAGAAAAAATGATTCGAAATACATTTCTATCTCACATGAATATGTTTTAGTTTATGTGAAAAACATACATAGTCTTATTGAAAATAAGATTACATGGAGAGAAAGAAAAGAAGGGCTAGATGAGATTTACAGTAAAGCAGAGGAGTTGGTAAAAAAACATAATTTTAATTATGAAGAAGCGTCACTGTGCTTAAAAGAATGGTTTAAATCTCTGCCTGATAATCATCCTTCTAAACAGCATAGTCATTATAACCATATTGATGAGAAAGGTGTATATTTTCCTGATAATATATCTTGGCCTGGTGGCGGGGGACCAGTTTATAATGTATTACATCCAGTAACAGGTAAGCCAGTAAAAATACCAAGCCGTGGCTGGTTATTTAGTGAAGAACGCATGAAAGAAATGTTAAAAAACAATATGATTCATTTTGGAGAAGATGAATCAAAAGTACCATGCCTTAAAAGATATTTAAAAGAAACAGAGTACCAAGTTCCTTACAGTGTGATTTATCAAGACAGCAGGGGTGCGATGAAACGATTAAGAGATTTGCTTGGTGGAAAAGTGTTTGACTTTCCTAAAGATGAAACGATTATTTTGAAGTTTATTCGAATGGTATCGGACCAAGATGACATCATTCTTGATTTCTTCTCTGGCTCAGCAACAACCGCCCATGCCGTTATGCAGCTAAATGCAGAAGACGGCGGTAATCGTAAGTTTATCATGGTGCAATTGCCTGAGTTAACTGATGAAAAATCAGAGGCGTATAAAGCGGGATATAAAAACATTTGTGAAATCGGCAAAGAACGCATCCGCCGCGCTGGTGAAAAAATCGTTCAAGAAACAGGGAAAACAGATTTGGATATTGGCTTTAAAGTATTTAAACTTGATTCTTCTAACGTAAAAACATGGGATCCTGATTTCGACAACTTGGAGCAAACCCTTTTCGATTTGCAGGATAACATTAAAGAAGACCGCACGAAAGAAGATTTGTTGTATGAGATTTTACTGAAAATCGGCCTGCCGCTCACCACACCGATTGAAGAAATTGATTATAACGGCAAAACGATTTATAACGTTGCCTATGGTTCCGTGTTGGTATGTTTAGAAGATGACATCGATTTGGATATCGTTCAGGAGATGTTGAAATATCAATCCGAGCATATGCCGCCGAAAGTCATTTTCAAAGAGTCTGGCTTTATTAGCGACGCCGTGAAAACGAACGCGATTCAAACATTGAAAAAGCACGGAATCATGGATGTTAGGAGTGTGTAA
- a CDS encoding helicase-related protein, translating to MGSKGMIDNKQSGLVGDVLKEYITKGSKLSIAAAHLTLYAFVELKKELSQLDEFRFIFTEPAFVRGNRSLKGLMEKNEAALYGVEEERKYKVELSQAYIAKELAKWLKRKAQIKSVINQRIQGGLYHVKNNDGTQIGLIGGAPFSSPGLGYSNSSNIYINHIVDDEHSNTHLLRQFDAIWQDEQALQDVKDEILRRLEVMYKENSPEFIYFVTLYNLFKGFLQDANNYESLQTRTGFENTVIWNKLYDFQRDGVIGAINKIETYGGCIIADSVGLGKTFEALAVIKYYELRNHRVLVLAPKKLRENWAIYRLNDKRNILAEDRFSYDLLNHTDLSRERGYSGDINLEHVNWGNYDLVVIDESHNFRNNDPRNDRVTRYSRLMNDIIKAGVKTKVLMLSATPVNNKLDDLKNQIAFITEGNDKALAETANIKSISQTIRRAQSQFNKWSNLPEEERTTERLLDMLNWDYFTLLDSLTIARSRRHIEKYYNVNAIGSFPIRLKPINIKETIDAKDEFPPLEKINNEILRLRLAVYSPMQYILPHKRAIYNEKYDTKVANGRIFKQTDRENNLVYLMKSNLLKRLESSIHSFSLTLENIIHQIDSHIQKIDHYDPKNEMIGDINDIDIEDPDLEDALIGSKVKIFIKDMDLIRWKQDLLYDREILAKLLAQARRITSDRDKKLLALKKVIQNKIENPINGQNKKLLIFTAFADTAKYLYENLHEWIYRQFGLHSAVVTGSDHPKTTLKMKKVDFNNVLMNFSPISKERAKVMPEMKEEIDILIATDCISEGQNLQDCDYLVNYDIHWNPVRIIQRFGRIDRIGSKNERIQLVNFWPSLELDEYINLVNRVKDRMTILDISSTGEENVIADNSNEMKDLEYRRKQLEKLQNEVIDLEDISGNISLTDFTLDDFRMDLLNFMKEHKEAVEKAPLGLFSITVNKNEKLKDEIKPGVIFCLKQIDHVTSSNEQNALHPYYLVYVREDGTVLYNHVHVKKILDLYRSLCNGKKEVEWDLYETFYQETKNGKDMGRYKALLEKAVEDIVGKIDQQITLNIFSLGNLDSLVTNANTSLQDFEIISYLIIKG from the coding sequence ATGGGATCTAAAGGAATGATTGACAATAAGCAGAGTGGTTTAGTGGGGGATGTTTTAAAAGAATATATAACTAAAGGAAGTAAGCTGTCGATTGCCGCGGCACATTTGACATTATATGCGTTTGTGGAGCTGAAAAAAGAGCTGTCACAACTCGATGAATTCCGTTTCATTTTCACAGAGCCTGCCTTTGTGCGTGGAAACCGTTCGTTAAAAGGACTAATGGAGAAAAATGAAGCGGCACTGTATGGAGTGGAAGAAGAACGAAAATATAAAGTAGAGTTGAGTCAAGCATACATAGCCAAAGAATTAGCGAAATGGCTGAAACGAAAAGCACAAATTAAATCAGTCATCAACCAGCGCATTCAAGGCGGTTTGTATCATGTCAAAAACAACGATGGAACGCAAATCGGCTTAATCGGCGGTGCGCCATTTTCCAGCCCAGGTCTAGGCTACAGCAACTCTTCCAATATTTATATTAACCATATTGTCGACGATGAGCATTCAAATACCCACCTGCTTCGTCAGTTTGACGCCATTTGGCAAGATGAACAAGCACTGCAAGATGTGAAAGACGAAATATTGCGGCGCTTAGAAGTGATGTATAAAGAAAATTCGCCAGAGTTCATTTACTTCGTGACGCTTTACAATTTATTTAAAGGCTTCTTGCAAGACGCGAATAACTATGAATCGCTACAAACAAGAACGGGATTTGAAAATACGGTCATTTGGAACAAACTTTACGATTTTCAGCGCGATGGGGTAATTGGCGCCATCAATAAAATCGAAACGTATGGAGGATGCATTATCGCCGACAGCGTCGGGCTCGGAAAAACGTTTGAGGCGTTAGCGGTCATTAAATATTACGAACTGCGCAATCATCGCGTTCTCGTGCTGGCGCCAAAAAAATTGAGGGAAAACTGGGCGATTTACCGTTTAAACGATAAGCGCAACATTTTAGCGGAAGACCGCTTTTCCTATGACTTGCTCAACCATACCGATTTATCGCGTGAGCGCGGATATAGCGGCGATATTAATTTGGAACATGTGAACTGGGGAAATTATGATTTAGTTGTTATCGACGAATCGCACAATTTTCGTAACAACGATCCGCGCAACGACCGGGTGACGAGATATTCCCGCTTGATGAACGACATTATTAAAGCGGGAGTGAAAACGAAAGTGTTAATGCTTTCTGCCACTCCTGTCAATAACAAGCTCGATGACTTAAAGAACCAGATTGCCTTCATTACGGAAGGAAATGACAAAGCGCTAGCGGAAACGGCGAACATCAAAAGCATCAGCCAAACGATTCGCCGCGCACAGTCCCAGTTCAACAAATGGAGCAATCTTCCTGAAGAAGAGCGGACTACTGAGCGGTTGTTAGATATGCTAAACTGGGATTATTTCACCTTGCTTGACTCATTAACAATCGCCCGTTCGCGCCGCCATATTGAAAAATATTACAATGTGAATGCGATCGGTTCGTTTCCGATCCGCCTGAAGCCAATCAATATTAAAGAAACAATTGACGCTAAAGACGAATTTCCGCCGCTGGAGAAGATCAATAATGAAATATTGCGGTTGCGGTTGGCGGTATATTCGCCGATGCAATATATTTTGCCTCATAAAAGGGCTATTTATAACGAAAAGTACGATACGAAAGTGGCAAACGGAAGAATTTTTAAACAAACCGACCGGGAAAATAACCTTGTCTATTTAATGAAATCTAACTTGTTGAAACGATTAGAAAGCAGCATTCATTCCTTTTCTTTAACATTGGAAAACATCATTCATCAGATTGATTCGCACATTCAAAAAATAGATCACTATGATCCGAAAAACGAAATGATCGGAGATATTAACGACATTGACATCGAAGATCCTGACTTAGAAGACGCGTTAATCGGCTCGAAAGTGAAAATTTTCATCAAAGATATGGACTTAATCCGCTGGAAGCAAGATTTATTATATGACCGCGAAATTTTGGCGAAGTTGCTTGCGCAAGCGAGAAGGATAACGTCAGATCGCGATAAAAAATTATTGGCATTGAAAAAAGTCATTCAAAACAAAATCGAGAATCCGATTAACGGCCAAAACAAGAAATTGCTCATTTTTACTGCGTTTGCGGATACGGCGAAATACTTGTATGAAAACTTGCATGAATGGATTTATCGTCAATTTGGCTTGCACTCTGCCGTAGTAACTGGCTCGGATCACCCAAAAACTACATTAAAAATGAAGAAAGTCGACTTCAATAATGTCTTAATGAACTTTTCACCTATTTCGAAAGAGCGGGCAAAAGTAATGCCGGAGATGAAAGAGGAAATTGACATACTAATTGCTACTGACTGTATTTCCGAAGGGCAAAACTTGCAAGACTGTGATTATCTCGTTAACTATGATATCCATTGGAATCCGGTTCGCATTATCCAACGTTTTGGCCGTATCGACCGGATTGGCAGCAAAAATGAACGGATTCAACTAGTTAACTTTTGGCCGTCGCTGGAACTCGATGAATATATTAATCTCGTCAACAGGGTAAAAGACCGAATGACGATTCTCGATATTTCTTCCACCGGGGAAGAAAATGTTATTGCCGACAACAGCAATGAAATGAAAGATTTGGAATACCGCCGCAAACAACTCGAAAAACTGCAAAACGAAGTCATTGATTTAGAGGACATTTCCGGAAATATTTCTTTAACCGATTTTACGTTAGACGACTTCCGCATGGATTTATTAAATTTTATGAAGGAACATAAAGAAGCGGTGGAAAAAGCGCCGCTAGGGCTTTTTAGCATTACCGTGAACAAAAATGAAAAACTAAAAGACGAAATTAAGCCTGGGGTTATTTTCTGTCTAAAACAAATCGATCACGTCACATCATCGAACGAACAAAACGCGCTCCATCCATATTACTTAGTGTATGTGCGGGAAGACGGCACGGTGTTGTATAACCATGTCCACGTAAAGAAAATTTTGGATTTATACCGTTCGCTATGCAACGGAAAAAAAGAAGTGGAGTGGGATTTATACGAAACGTTTTACCAAGAGACGAAAAACGGAAAAGACATGGGGCGATATAAGGCGCTGCTGGAAAAAGCGGTAGAAGATATCGTTGGCAAAATCGATCAGCAAATAACGCTGAACATATTTAGCCTCGGAAACTTGGACAGCTTAGTGACGAACGCGAATACGAGTTTGCAAGACTTTGAAATTATCTCTTATCTTATCATTAAAGGGTGA